One genomic region from Chthonomonas calidirosea T49 encodes:
- a CDS encoding DUF4185 domain-containing protein encodes MRSALNKGLLCGFTIAMALLSASSVGAQNSTRSANLPKVKILSVKNEGLLFTDNNAGVSGVDVASSIPVGNRALWLFGDVFLLGPVEAPIQSYVGNVSNCGLWVPLEHGVAPLHHYRFICDTSTQLARQLIPLEHGEANETRLWPSSGWYDAHTHRLYVYYSINKVVGSGAFGFKVEGYGLACASPPDRSLQFTRLHIKSQSSLWWPLDSGAAFGCAVIDDNADPYLYIVGVDDRQGHHYGKLARVLKSRIADLQAYEYFAGYGESPQTPRWSKHVQDAADVEGLKDFPNELSITYNTYLGAYLAVYSEGVFSQRALLCEASKPWGPYRPIGEISTPHRAFENAFCYACKEHPELAEQNGRIIYITYVDSERYWPQLLRVTLQKQTNTP; translated from the coding sequence GTGCGATCGGCTCTGAACAAAGGATTACTTTGTGGCTTTACCATCGCGATGGCGCTTTTATCAGCCAGCAGCGTTGGTGCACAAAACTCGACGCGTTCCGCTAACCTCCCAAAAGTGAAAATCCTCTCTGTAAAGAACGAGGGGTTGCTCTTCACCGACAACAACGCCGGCGTCAGCGGTGTAGATGTGGCTAGCTCGATCCCGGTTGGGAATCGAGCACTATGGCTTTTTGGGGATGTGTTCCTTCTCGGCCCAGTAGAAGCCCCCATCCAAAGCTATGTGGGCAATGTCAGCAATTGTGGACTTTGGGTGCCTCTAGAACATGGGGTGGCCCCGCTTCATCACTACCGTTTCATCTGCGACACCTCAACCCAGCTTGCCCGCCAGCTCATACCGCTAGAACATGGAGAGGCAAACGAGACGCGCCTTTGGCCATCCAGCGGATGGTACGATGCCCACACGCATCGGCTCTACGTCTACTACTCCATCAACAAAGTGGTCGGTTCGGGTGCCTTCGGGTTTAAGGTCGAGGGTTATGGACTCGCCTGTGCCTCTCCTCCCGATCGATCGCTGCAATTTACTCGTCTCCACATAAAATCTCAAAGCTCTCTTTGGTGGCCTCTCGATTCCGGAGCGGCCTTCGGATGTGCCGTTATAGACGACAACGCCGATCCCTACCTCTATATCGTTGGCGTGGACGATCGGCAAGGACACCACTACGGGAAGTTAGCCCGCGTGTTAAAATCGCGCATCGCAGACCTCCAAGCCTATGAGTACTTCGCCGGCTACGGAGAGAGTCCACAGACGCCCCGCTGGAGCAAGCATGTTCAAGACGCGGCCGATGTGGAAGGACTTAAGGACTTCCCCAACGAACTTTCCATCACTTACAACACCTATCTGGGCGCCTATCTCGCCGTCTATTCGGAAGGGGTCTTTTCTCAAAGAGCGCTCCTGTGTGAAGCTTCAAAGCCTTGGGGACCCTATCGCCCCATCGGTGAGATCAGCACACCCCATAGGGCTTTCGAAAACGCTTTCTGCTACGCTTGCAAAGAACACCCAGAACTTGCCGAGCAAAACGGCCGCATCATCTATATAACCTATGTAGACAGCGAGCGCTACTGGCCACAGCTGCTAAGAGTTACGCTGCAAAAGCAAACGAACACACCTTAG